One window of Alteriqipengyuania lutimaris genomic DNA carries:
- the gltX gene encoding glutamate--tRNA ligase — protein sequence MASETGTIITRFAPSPTGFLHLGGARTALFNWLYARHHGGKALLRIEDTDKKRSTQDAIDKIIEGLDWLGLDYDEPAVFQSERAERHAEVANILLDNGHAYRCYATPEELDAMRAEQRANKQPMRYDGRWRDREPGPEQEGMPFTVRLKVPKDGETAIEDEVQGRVTVRNEEIDDYILLRADGTPTYMLAVVVDDHDMGVTHVIRGDDHLNNAFRQLPIYRAMHAIEGNWPDPVYAHVPLIHGSDGAKLSKRHGAVGVEAYRDELGILPEALFNYLLRLGWGHGDREEITQAEAIELFDLDGVGRSPARFDIKKLQNLNGHYIREADDTRLADLVAEELAGSVEGEIDRDLLTRAMPVLKTRAKDTHELAENARFLFLKRPLTLTEKAAGLLDEEARARLAEVHSALAAENDWTTESLEATTKALAERLELGLGKLAQPLRAALTGTTTSPGIFDVLVLLGKTESLGRIEAQAAPGKQQ from the coding sequence ATGGCAAGCGAAACCGGCACGATCATTACCCGCTTCGCTCCATCACCGACCGGCTTTCTGCATCTGGGCGGCGCGCGCACCGCGCTGTTCAACTGGCTTTACGCGCGCCACCATGGCGGCAAGGCGCTGCTCCGGATCGAGGATACGGACAAGAAGCGCTCCACCCAGGATGCGATCGACAAGATCATCGAAGGGCTCGACTGGCTCGGGCTCGATTACGATGAGCCTGCCGTTTTCCAGTCCGAGCGCGCCGAACGCCATGCCGAAGTGGCGAACATCCTCCTCGACAACGGCCATGCCTATCGCTGCTACGCCACTCCCGAAGAGCTGGACGCGATGCGCGCCGAGCAACGCGCCAACAAGCAGCCGATGCGCTACGATGGGCGCTGGCGCGACCGTGAGCCGGGGCCGGAGCAGGAAGGCATGCCCTTCACCGTGCGTCTGAAGGTGCCCAAGGACGGCGAGACTGCGATCGAGGACGAAGTTCAGGGCCGCGTGACGGTCAGGAACGAAGAGATCGACGACTACATCCTCCTGCGCGCCGACGGCACGCCGACTTACATGCTGGCGGTGGTGGTCGACGACCATGACATGGGCGTGACCCACGTGATCCGCGGAGACGACCATCTCAACAATGCCTTCCGCCAGCTGCCGATCTACCGTGCGATGCACGCGATCGAGGGCAACTGGCCCGACCCGGTCTATGCCCACGTCCCGCTTATCCACGGCAGCGATGGCGCAAAGCTGTCCAAGCGTCACGGCGCAGTGGGCGTGGAAGCCTATCGCGACGAGCTGGGCATCCTGCCCGAGGCGCTGTTCAATTACCTGCTGCGCCTCGGCTGGGGCCACGGCGACCGCGAGGAAATCACGCAGGCCGAGGCGATCGAGCTGTTCGATCTCGACGGCGTGGGCCGCAGCCCCGCCCGCTTCGACATCAAGAAGCTGCAGAACCTCAACGGCCACTACATCCGCGAGGCCGACGATACGCGTCTCGCCGATCTGGTGGCGGAGGAACTGGCAGGCAGCGTCGAAGGAGAGATCGACCGCGATCTGCTGACCCGGGCGATGCCGGTGCTCAAGACCCGTGCCAAGGATACGCACGAACTCGCTGAAAATGCGCGCTTCCTGTTCCTCAAACGGCCACTCACTCTGACCGAGAAGGCAGCGGGCCTTCTCGACGAGGAGGCACGCGCTCGTCTGGCCGAAGTGCACAGCGCTCTGGCTGCCGAAAACGACTGGACAACCGAATCGCTCGAAGCCACTACCAAGGCGCTTGCAGAGCGGCTCGAACTGGGCCTCGGAAAGCTCGCCCAGCCCCTCCGGGCCGCCCTCACCGGGACGACGACGAGCCCCGGAATTTTCGATGTTCTCGTCCTTCTGGGAAAAACGGAATCGCTTGGGCGCATCGAAGCGCAGGCAGCCCCCGGCAAGCAACAATAA
- a CDS encoding citrate synthase, translated as MADSPAKLDIGGSTQEFPVLEGSCGPEVMDIRKFYGTTGKFTYDPGFKSTASCESALTFIDGEEGVLLHRGYPIGQLAEQSSFMETAYLLLNSELPSKDELDDFTYTITRHTMLHDQLRQFYQGFRRDAHPMAIMCGVVGALSAFYHDSTDISDPEHRKISSHRLIAKMPTIAAWAYKYSIGQPFMQPDNSLSYTGNFLRMTFGVPAEEYEVIPEVEKAMDRIFILHADHEQNASTSTVRLAGSSGANPFACIAAGIACLWGPAHGGANEAALNMLREIGTPDKIPHYIERAKDKDDPFRLMGFGHRVYKNYDPRATVMQETVREVFTALKVDDPVFETALRLEEMALNDPYFIEKKLFPNVDFYSGIILSAIGFPTTMFTALFALARTVGWVAQWNEMISDPAQVIGRPRQLYTGPTQRDYVPVDKR; from the coding sequence ATGGCAGACTCACCCGCAAAGCTCGATATTGGCGGCAGCACGCAGGAATTCCCGGTGCTCGAAGGCAGCTGCGGGCCCGAGGTCATGGATATCCGAAAGTTCTACGGAACGACCGGCAAGTTCACCTATGATCCGGGCTTCAAGTCGACCGCGAGCTGCGAAAGCGCGCTGACCTTCATCGATGGTGAGGAAGGCGTTCTGCTTCACCGCGGCTATCCGATCGGGCAGCTGGCCGAACAGTCCAGCTTCATGGAAACCGCCTATCTGCTGCTGAATTCGGAGTTGCCTTCGAAGGACGAGCTCGACGATTTCACCTACACGATCACGCGGCATACGATGCTGCACGATCAGCTGCGCCAGTTCTACCAGGGCTTCCGCCGCGATGCGCACCCGATGGCGATCATGTGCGGCGTGGTCGGCGCGCTGTCCGCGTTCTACCATGACAGCACCGACATTTCGGATCCCGAGCACCGCAAGATCAGCAGCCACCGCCTGATCGCGAAGATGCCGACGATCGCCGCCTGGGCATACAAGTACTCGATCGGCCAGCCCTTCATGCAGCCGGACAATTCGCTCAGCTACACGGGCAATTTCCTGCGCATGACCTTCGGCGTTCCGGCCGAGGAATATGAGGTCATCCCCGAGGTCGAAAAGGCGATGGACCGGATCTTCATCCTCCATGCCGACCACGAACAGAACGCCTCGACCAGCACCGTGCGGCTCGCCGGTTCGTCGGGCGCGAACCCCTTCGCCTGCATCGCGGCGGGCATCGCCTGCCTGTGGGGCCCGGCGCATGGCGGCGCCAACGAAGCCGCACTCAACATGCTGCGCGAGATCGGCACGCCCGACAAGATCCCGCACTATATCGAGCGTGCGAAGGACAAGGACGATCCGTTCCGCCTGATGGGCTTCGGCCACCGCGTCTACAAGAATTACGATCCGCGCGCGACCGTGATGCAGGAAACCGTGCGCGAGGTGTTCACCGCGCTCAAGGTCGACGATCCGGTGTTCGAAACCGCGCTGCGGCTCGAGGAAATGGCGCTCAACGATCCCTATTTCATCGAGAAGAAGCTGTTCCCGAACGTCGATTTCTACTCGGGCATCATCCTGTCGGCGATCGGCTTCCCGACCACGATGTTCACCGCGCTCTTCGCCCTCGCCCGCACGGTCGGCTGGGTGGCGCAGTGGAACGAGATGATTTCCGATCCTGCTCAGGTGATCGGCCGTCCGCGCCAGCTCTATACCGGCCCGACCCAGCGCGACTACGTGCCCGTCGACAAGCGCTGA
- a CDS encoding sensor histidine kinase — MDDSEQSYIARARTDEQDRLIAADEPLAALQRRCGGEIPGVIAIPELREQVRKARRTNLRLGRTIHAFDGADRIKSWMEIIPTEDTGSAATGCAIGIVTWQASPPPADSDDDAAARRDAIDDALAELHARLDADQKVLTVHTEAEDLQPLLKRMSENLGQMWTDFVDIEGSQHAQPLHWRLLDQARVSIDGSPRNWTARLIPLGAPTPGSQGFELYLIANRAWVARKERRDRRADDGASIGRDLTPILRQPIARIVANAETIRSRLAGPLGDEYSDYARDIVNAGQHLLSLVDDLTDLEVVESDGFRAAPDPIDLADVAQRAAGILAVRAQEKKITIAPPPRGSSQPATAEFRRVLQVLLNLVGNAIRYSPEGSTITVSLGQEGGKARVSVSDQGPGLDAQAQRIVFDKFERLGRSDGGGSGLGLYISKRLAQAMGGDLTIESTPGEGATFTLSVPAGG, encoded by the coding sequence ATGGACGACTCCGAACAGAGCTACATTGCGCGTGCGCGCACCGACGAGCAGGACCGCCTGATCGCCGCCGACGAGCCGCTCGCCGCGCTCCAGCGGCGTTGCGGAGGCGAGATTCCCGGCGTGATCGCGATTCCCGAACTGCGCGAGCAGGTGCGCAAAGCGCGCCGGACGAACCTGCGGCTCGGTCGCACGATCCACGCCTTCGACGGGGCCGACCGGATCAAGAGCTGGATGGAGATCATCCCGACCGAGGACACCGGCTCCGCTGCAACCGGCTGCGCCATCGGAATCGTAACCTGGCAGGCAAGCCCGCCGCCTGCCGATAGCGACGACGATGCTGCCGCGCGCCGCGACGCCATCGACGACGCCCTCGCCGAACTGCACGCCCGGCTCGATGCCGACCAGAAGGTTCTGACCGTCCATACCGAGGCGGAAGATCTCCAGCCCCTGCTCAAGCGGATGAGCGAGAACCTGGGCCAGATGTGGACTGATTTCGTCGATATCGAGGGCAGCCAGCATGCCCAGCCGCTACACTGGCGTCTGCTCGACCAGGCGCGCGTCTCGATCGACGGCAGCCCGCGCAACTGGACCGCACGCCTGATCCCGCTCGGCGCGCCGACGCCGGGGTCGCAGGGGTTCGAGCTTTACCTGATCGCCAATCGCGCATGGGTTGCCCGCAAGGAACGGCGTGACCGCCGGGCGGATGACGGTGCCTCGATCGGGCGCGATCTGACCCCGATCCTGCGCCAGCCGATCGCGCGTATCGTGGCCAATGCGGAAACGATCCGATCTCGCCTCGCAGGACCGCTGGGCGATGAATACAGCGATTATGCGCGCGATATCGTCAACGCAGGGCAACACCTGCTGTCGCTGGTAGATGATCTGACCGATCTCGAAGTCGTGGAATCGGATGGCTTTCGCGCCGCTCCCGATCCGATCGACCTTGCCGATGTCGCTCAGCGGGCGGCGGGTATTCTTGCCGTCCGTGCGCAGGAGAAGAAGATCACGATTGCCCCGCCGCCGCGCGGTTCAAGTCAGCCTGCCACGGCCGAATTCCGGCGTGTCTTGCAGGTTCTTCTCAACCTCGTGGGCAACGCGATCCGCTATTCACCCGAAGGTTCGACCATCACGGTCTCGCTCGGCCAAGAGGGCGGCAAGGCGCGCGTTTCGGTGTCGGACCAAGGCCCCGGTCTCGACGCGCAGGCGCAGCGCATCGTGTTCGACAAGTTCGAACGCCTCGGCCGCAGCGACGGCGGCGGGTCGGGGCTTGGCCTCTATATCTCCAAACGCCTCGCGCAGGCGATGGGCGGCGATCTGACGATCGAGAGCACGCCGGGAGAGGGCGCGACCTTCACCCTATCGGTGCCGGCCGGCGGCTGA
- a CDS encoding Hpt domain-containing protein has translation MAFENAAFSATLAAAAGDDPALLSELRGAFRESLAHQIDLLRRARCDGNWLIAAQRIKGLAASFHAEELIVLAQGAIDTAPGDPVALRGLDRFLADFDTAPVT, from the coding sequence ATGGCCTTCGAAAATGCCGCCTTTTCCGCCACCCTTGCTGCTGCCGCCGGAGACGATCCCGCGCTGCTGAGCGAGCTGCGTGGAGCCTTTCGAGAAAGCCTGGCGCATCAGATAGACCTTTTGCGCCGCGCACGCTGCGATGGCAACTGGTTGATTGCGGCGCAGCGGATCAAGGGTCTGGCGGCCAGCTTCCATGCCGAAGAGCTCATTGTGCTGGCGCAAGGCGCGATCGATACCGCTCCCGGCGATCCGGTGGCCCTGCGCGGTCTCGACCGCTTCCTTGCGGATTTCGATACGGCGCCCGTCACCTGA
- a CDS encoding coiled-coil domain-containing protein, translating to MNGGPSIRAVGHSDAATDGSEPARVAETETPDHIDPTPEEEWLDEGEAEEAERAPLLASPIATAIAALALIGWTVLFVASLGMNSFRSMTLDAVPPALVSWSIPTLLILFVWHLASQRASRQSAHFRATAKAAVDDIAELEARLSTVNRELSLAREFLTRQTRELESHGRVAASRLSQNADRIEALVAENGEEVERIARVSETALANMAKLRDDLPVITNASRDAANAVGSAGERAQASLDSLTSGLSRLNEFGEAGERHVEHFRSQVDRTLTTLGDRVAELEAMADARFTALRQQSESFRTDLDGREVEALAAAQARIDKLRERLTDAVAEVQSIDEHAMGAAQTRLESLREEAERIDENMKARDREFVDWVEARRTRQKEIEEEALGSLETRLEAIDAAVKERRESHVRAADAIAEASEAAAERLSIAVARIDDVAGRAGKARDTMVEATDTLEQRLTTGSGDLAALNESLAEATEAGVRLLELIQAGASHSREVLPSAMEAAEARLKALRENGEKLRRTIEEGATRSEHLSAYILDTREKGEEIFGVADRIDDRLAKTRDTMTENIASLRTALALLDEEAGAVSEATATRVSQAVEELETAADKARAAMARYAGEDGSDLGAEIGENAATSLTAAMREQADEALEELREATRRSAEAARDAARQLRDQLSLVSELAGNLETRVSVARERAEEQVDNDFARRVALITESLNSNAIDIAKALSSEVTDTAWASYLRGDRGVFTRRAVRLLDNRQAREIAELYDEDDDFRDHVNRYIHDFEAMLRTLLSTRDGNALAVTLLGSEVGKLYVAMAQALERLRAG from the coding sequence ATGAACGGGGGACCGTCGATCCGGGCCGTAGGGCACAGCGACGCCGCAACCGACGGCAGCGAACCCGCACGGGTGGCCGAAACCGAAACCCCTGACCATATCGATCCCACTCCTGAGGAGGAATGGCTCGACGAAGGAGAGGCGGAAGAAGCGGAACGCGCGCCCCTCCTCGCCAGTCCGATCGCCACCGCCATTGCTGCGCTCGCGCTGATAGGCTGGACCGTGCTGTTCGTGGCTTCGCTGGGGATGAACAGCTTTCGGAGCATGACGCTCGACGCGGTGCCCCCTGCCCTTGTCTCGTGGTCGATCCCGACGCTGCTCATACTGTTCGTTTGGCACCTCGCCAGCCAGCGCGCGAGCAGGCAGAGCGCGCATTTCCGGGCCACGGCAAAGGCTGCGGTCGACGACATTGCCGAGCTCGAGGCAAGGCTCTCCACGGTCAATCGCGAGCTGAGCCTCGCGCGCGAATTCCTAACCCGGCAGACCCGCGAACTGGAGTCGCATGGCCGCGTGGCCGCGTCCCGCCTGTCGCAAAACGCCGACCGGATCGAAGCGCTGGTGGCCGAGAATGGCGAGGAGGTGGAGCGGATCGCACGCGTATCCGAGACCGCGCTCGCCAATATGGCCAAGCTGCGCGACGATCTGCCCGTGATCACCAATGCCTCGCGCGATGCGGCCAACGCGGTCGGATCGGCGGGCGAACGTGCACAGGCCTCGCTCGACAGCCTCACCAGCGGCCTGTCGCGGCTCAACGAGTTCGGCGAAGCCGGTGAGCGGCATGTCGAGCATTTCCGCAGCCAGGTCGATCGCACGCTGACCACGCTGGGGGATCGCGTGGCCGAGCTGGAGGCGATGGCCGATGCTCGTTTCACCGCCCTGCGCCAGCAGAGCGAGAGCTTCCGCACCGATCTGGACGGCCGCGAGGTCGAGGCTCTGGCAGCAGCGCAAGCCCGGATCGACAAGCTGCGCGAACGGCTGACCGATGCGGTCGCCGAGGTGCAATCGATCGACGAGCACGCGATGGGCGCAGCGCAGACGCGCCTCGAAAGCCTGCGCGAAGAGGCGGAGCGGATCGACGAGAACATGAAGGCGCGCGATCGCGAATTCGTCGACTGGGTCGAGGCGCGCCGGACGCGACAGAAGGAAATCGAGGAGGAGGCACTCGGCTCGCTGGAAACCCGGCTGGAAGCCATCGATGCAGCGGTGAAAGAGCGTCGCGAGAGCCACGTACGGGCCGCAGACGCGATTGCCGAAGCCAGCGAGGCCGCAGCCGAACGCCTGTCGATCGCAGTCGCGCGGATCGACGATGTGGCCGGCCGCGCGGGCAAGGCGCGCGATACGATGGTCGAAGCAACCGATACGCTCGAACAGCGCCTGACAACCGGTAGCGGCGATCTGGCCGCGCTGAACGAGAGCCTCGCCGAAGCGACCGAAGCGGGCGTTCGCCTGCTCGAACTGATCCAGGCTGGCGCGTCACACAGCCGCGAAGTTTTGCCGAGTGCGATGGAAGCTGCCGAGGCCCGGCTGAAGGCGCTGCGCGAGAACGGCGAGAAACTCCGCCGCACCATCGAAGAAGGTGCGACGCGGAGCGAGCATCTTTCGGCCTACATCCTCGACACCCGTGAAAAGGGAGAGGAAATCTTCGGGGTGGCCGACCGGATCGACGATCGGCTCGCCAAGACCCGCGACACGATGACGGAAAACATCGCCTCGCTGCGCACCGCGCTTGCCCTGCTCGACGAGGAAGCCGGCGCCGTGTCCGAAGCGACCGCGACGCGCGTTTCGCAGGCGGTCGAGGAGCTCGAGACTGCGGCGGACAAGGCGCGCGCGGCGATGGCACGCTACGCCGGCGAGGACGGAAGCGATCTCGGTGCCGAGATCGGCGAGAATGCCGCGACCAGCCTTACCGCCGCGATGCGCGAACAGGCGGATGAGGCGCTGGAAGAATTGCGCGAGGCCACCAGACGCTCCGCCGAGGCGGCGCGCGATGCGGCACGGCAGTTGCGCGATCAGCTGTCACTGGTCAGCGAACTTGCCGGGAACCTCGAAACGCGGGTCTCGGTCGCCCGCGAGCGTGCCGAGGAGCAGGTTGACAATGATTTCGCGCGGCGTGTTGCGCTGATTACCGAGAGCCTGAATTCCAACGCAATCGATATCGCCAAGGCCTTGTCGAGCGAAGTCACCGACACCGCGTGGGCGAGCTACCTGCGCGGCGATCGCGGCGTTTTCACCCGTCGCGCGGTGCGCCTGCTCGACAACCGGCAGGCCCGCGAAATCGCCGAATTGTATGACGAGGACGACGATTTCCGCGATCACGTAAATCGCTACATCCACGATTTCGAGGCGATGCTGCGTACACTGCTGTCGACCCGCGACGGCAACGCCCTCGCCGTCACGCTGCTCGGCTCCGAGGTCGGTAAGCTTTACGTCGCAATGGCGCAGGCGCTGGAGCGGCTGCGGGCCGGCTGA
- a CDS encoding DUF1467 family protein, protein MSPWSILAIYVLVWIFVAFVMLPFGVRTHEEMGLDLTPGQAESAPANFRPGRLALRAAVIAVVLTALWVANWEQGWITRESFDFMLPPGQRGA, encoded by the coding sequence ATGAGCCCGTGGTCCATCCTCGCGATCTACGTCCTCGTATGGATCTTCGTCGCGTTCGTGATGCTGCCGTTCGGTGTGCGCACGCACGAGGAGATGGGGCTGGACCTCACGCCCGGCCAGGCGGAAAGCGCTCCGGCCAATTTCCGCCCGGGCAGGCTGGCGCTGCGCGCGGCCGTGATTGCCGTGGTGCTGACTGCGCTGTGGGTGGCCAACTGGGAGCAGGGCTGGATCACCAGAGAGAGCTTCGACTTCATGCTCCCACCCGGCCAGCGGGGCGCGTAG
- a CDS encoding ribonuclease J, with protein sequence MKKNYKPENELLFLALGGSAEIGMNVNLYGCDGKWLMVDLGMTFGANEYPGIELVFADLEFIEDRAKDLLGIVLTHAHEDHIGAIPYFAADLGVPLYATPFTADLVRRKLQEADLVDEVPLYIVREGDDDMQIGPFGIRYLPLAHSIAEGNALLIDTPYGKVFHTGDWKLDEDPIIGEPTTEEELRAIGDDGVLALVCDSTNVFNPEPSGSEGAVYKGLLEQVEKWSDRRVVVTTFASNVARLHTLGEIAKETGREVVMAGRSLDRILEVSQANGYLTDFPERVDWDTAMKMPRGKVLILATGGQGEPRAALGRMADNNHPIELSRGDVVLFSSRQIPGNEISIGKVMNQLAERGIVMVTDRQSMIHVSGHPGRPELQALYEWLKPEVLVPVHGEVRHMQEQARLGLAEGIPHAVFQKNGDIVQLAPGEPGKIAQVATGRLVLDGDIIVPADGNAITERRRLARDGVLIVVLSGKEQVTIRALGLPLDEDFPDFVAEATRDVREALRRLRGRDAKDPKSRHEAARLAARRAANRWSGKRPQVQVILTED encoded by the coding sequence ATGAAAAAGAATTACAAGCCGGAGAACGAACTCCTGTTTCTCGCGCTGGGCGGATCGGCCGAGATCGGGATGAACGTCAATCTCTACGGCTGCGATGGCAAGTGGCTGATGGTCGACCTCGGCATGACCTTCGGCGCCAACGAGTATCCCGGGATCGAGCTGGTCTTCGCCGATCTCGAATTCATCGAGGATCGGGCGAAGGACCTGCTTGGCATCGTCCTCACCCATGCGCACGAGGACCATATCGGCGCGATCCCCTATTTCGCCGCCGATCTGGGCGTGCCGCTCTACGCGACGCCGTTCACCGCCGATCTCGTCCGGCGCAAGCTTCAGGAAGCCGATCTGGTGGACGAGGTGCCGCTGTATATCGTCCGCGAAGGCGATGACGACATGCAGATCGGACCCTTCGGCATCCGCTACCTGCCGCTCGCCCACTCGATCGCGGAGGGCAACGCGCTGCTGATCGACACGCCCTACGGCAAGGTCTTCCACACCGGCGACTGGAAGCTGGACGAGGACCCGATCATCGGCGAGCCGACGACCGAGGAAGAGCTGCGCGCCATTGGCGACGATGGCGTCCTGGCGCTGGTGTGCGACAGCACCAACGTGTTCAATCCCGAACCGAGTGGTTCGGAAGGTGCTGTCTACAAGGGCCTGCTCGAACAGGTGGAGAAATGGTCCGACCGTCGCGTGGTCGTCACCACCTTCGCCTCCAATGTCGCGCGGCTGCACACGCTGGGCGAGATCGCGAAGGAGACGGGCCGCGAAGTGGTGATGGCGGGCCGGTCGCTCGACCGCATTCTCGAAGTCAGCCAGGCCAACGGTTATCTCACCGATTTCCCCGAGCGGGTCGACTGGGATACCGCGATGAAAATGCCACGCGGCAAGGTGCTGATCCTTGCCACCGGCGGGCAGGGAGAGCCGCGTGCCGCGCTCGGCAGGATGGCGGACAACAACCACCCGATCGAGCTGTCGCGCGGTGACGTGGTGCTGTTCTCGAGCCGCCAGATTCCGGGCAACGAGATTTCGATCGGCAAGGTGATGAACCAGCTGGCAGAGCGCGGGATCGTGATGGTGACCGACCGGCAGAGCATGATCCATGTCTCCGGCCATCCGGGCCGCCCCGAACTGCAGGCGCTGTACGAATGGCTCAAGCCCGAGGTGCTGGTGCCCGTGCACGGGGAGGTCCGCCACATGCAGGAACAGGCGCGGCTCGGCCTCGCTGAAGGCATCCCGCACGCGGTCTTCCAGAAGAACGGCGATATCGTGCAACTGGCACCGGGCGAACCGGGCAAGATTGCGCAGGTGGCGACCGGGCGCCTCGTACTCGACGGTGACATCATCGTGCCCGCCGACGGCAACGCGATCACCGAACGGCGCAGGCTCGCCCGCGACGGCGTTCTGATCGTGGTTCTTTCGGGCAAGGAACAAGTGACGATCCGCGCGCTCGGCCTGCCACTCGACGAGGATTTTCCCGATTTCGTCGCCGAGGCTACCCGCGATGTGCGGGAGGCGCTGCGGCGCCTGCGCGGACGCGATGCGAAGGATCCCAAGTCCCGCCACGAGGCGGCCAGACTTGCCGCACGCCGTGCCGCCAATCGCTGGTCGGGCAAGCGCCCGCAGGTCCAGGTCATCCTGACGGAGGACTGA
- a CDS encoding type III pantothenate kinase: protein MLLAIDVGNTNLVFALFDGEELRARWRISTDGRRTGDEYAVWLFQLLGIEGVAREDITHIIFGSVVPRADHNLTVLAEKYFGITPIIAGQGDAGWNFEIDVDLPSTLGADRALNCIAAHALVGGDMIVLDFGTATKFEVVDFNGAYKGGIIAPGINLSLDALVGKTAKLPRIAISAPATDSVIGRNTEDQMLIGVFWGYVAMMEGLIARMKAEIGRPTKIVATGGLSVLFDDHTDIFDVVDTDLTIRGLQLLAKRTISKG, encoded by the coding sequence ATGCTTCTCGCGATCGATGTCGGAAATACCAATCTCGTCTTCGCGCTGTTTGATGGCGAAGAACTGCGCGCCCGCTGGCGCATCTCGACCGACGGGCGGCGCACCGGCGACGAATATGCCGTTTGGCTGTTCCAGCTGCTGGGCATCGAAGGGGTAGCCCGCGAAGACATCACGCACATCATCTTCGGTTCGGTCGTGCCGCGCGCGGACCACAACCTGACCGTGCTGGCGGAGAAATATTTCGGGATCACGCCGATCATCGCAGGGCAGGGCGATGCGGGCTGGAATTTCGAGATCGACGTCGATCTGCCCAGTACGCTCGGCGCGGACCGCGCGCTCAACTGCATTGCCGCTCATGCCCTCGTCGGCGGGGACATGATCGTGCTCGATTTCGGGACCGCGACCAAGTTCGAGGTCGTCGATTTCAACGGCGCCTACAAGGGCGGGATCATCGCACCCGGGATCAATCTCTCGCTCGATGCGCTGGTAGGCAAGACCGCCAAGCTGCCGCGCATTGCAATCAGCGCCCCCGCGACCGATAGCGTGATTGGCCGCAACACCGAAGATCAGATGCTGATCGGCGTGTTCTGGGGCTATGTCGCGATGATGGAAGGCCTGATCGCGCGCATGAAGGCGGAGATAGGCCGCCCGACGAAGATCGTTGCGACAGGCGGCCTGTCGGTCTTGTTCGACGATCATACGGACATATTTGATGTGGTCGACACCGACCTGACGATCCGCGGCCTGCAATTGCTCGCCAAGCGGACGATTTCCAAAGGATGA
- a CDS encoding biotin--[acetyl-CoA-carboxylase] ligase: MIRTIPETGSTNADLLQALRNGEGVREGDWLVAYRQSAGRGRQGRGWHDGQGNFMGSTLCHLRAGDPPPATLALVAGIALLEAVQAQCPTLANLQLKWPNDLLVGGAKLAGILLEREGAGVVVGIGVNLAAAPDLPDRRTVKLADFGPAPDRDTFAATLAESWTRDLGRWRDYGIDPLLARWRAAAVPEGTALTVHEPGGAVLAGVYAGLSDEGAMRLRLADGQTRVIHAGDVMLAP; encoded by the coding sequence TTGATCCGGACCATACCCGAAACCGGCTCGACCAACGCCGACCTGTTGCAGGCGCTGCGCAATGGCGAGGGCGTGCGCGAAGGCGATTGGCTGGTCGCCTACCGGCAGAGCGCCGGGCGCGGCCGTCAGGGTCGGGGCTGGCATGACGGGCAGGGCAACTTCATGGGCTCGACCCTGTGCCATCTGCGGGCGGGCGACCCGCCGCCTGCAACGCTGGCGCTGGTGGCCGGTATTGCGCTGCTCGAAGCGGTTCAGGCGCAGTGCCCCACGCTCGCCAACCTCCAGCTCAAGTGGCCCAACGACCTGCTCGTGGGCGGTGCCAAGCTCGCAGGGATATTGCTTGAGCGCGAGGGCGCCGGCGTGGTCGTCGGAATCGGCGTAAACCTCGCGGCCGCTCCGGATCTGCCAGATCGCAGGACCGTGAAATTGGCCGATTTCGGCCCCGCTCCCGACCGCGACACCTTCGCCGCGACGCTTGCCGAAAGCTGGACGCGCGATCTCGGCCGCTGGCGCGACTACGGCATCGATCCGCTCCTCGCGCGCTGGCGGGCGGCCGCGGTGCCCGAAGGGACCGCGCTGACGGTCCACGAGCCTGGCGGCGCGGTTCTAGCGGGCGTTTATGCGGGCCTGAGCGACGAGGGCGCCATGCGACTGCGCTTGGCCGATGGACAGACCCGTGTCATTCACGCCGGAGATGTGATGCTGGCGCCATGA